One Mycolicibacterium fortuitum subsp. fortuitum genomic window carries:
- a CDS encoding Ms4533A family Cys-rich leader peptide — protein MAAQWCSTARWAGASPGCTGCATPRRTRWNPSERYAALTCHVDLDSAACPGHRDVVADPLVGPHIARQARRWNSVILRAMPSASGKTESHVLALIAVGSCAVADVACCR, from the coding sequence ATGGCAGCGCAGTGGTGCTCGACGGCGCGCTGGGCTGGGGCATCACCGGGTTGCACCGGCTGCGCCACGCCCCGGCGGACGAGGTGGAATCCGAGTGAACGGTATGCCGCGCTCACGTGTCACGTTGATCTTGATTCTGCTGCTTGTCCTGGTCATCGTGATGTGGTTGCTGACCCGCTAGTCGGGCCACATATCGCTCGGCAGGCGCGACGGTGGAATTCTGTTATTCTTCGCGCCATGCCTTCAGCGTCCGGCAAGACTGAGAGCCATGTCTTGGCTCTCATTGCCGTGGGTTCATGCGCTGTTGCTGACGTCGCCTGTTGTCGCTGA
- a CDS encoding glycoside hydrolase family 15 protein, with protein sequence MVLQHTEPTDVVAPLEKKPPATKTGDTPLTVTAPVPYSTSGALRNPFPPIADYGFLSDCENTCLISSAGSVEWLCVPRPDSPSVFGAILDRNAGHFRLGPYGVTVPSARRYLPGSLILETTWQTHTGWLIVRDALVMGPWHDIETRSRTHRRTPMDWDAEHILLRTVRCVSGTVELVMNCEPAFDYHRVSASWEYSGPAYGEAIARASRNPDSHPTLRLTTNLRIGIEGREARARTRLTEGDNVFVALSWSKHPAPQTFEEASDKMWKTSESWRQWINIGDFPDHPWRSYLQRSALTLKGLTYSPTGALLAAPTTSLPETPQGERNWDYRYSWIRDSTFALWGLYTLGLDREADDFFSFIADVSGANNGERHPLQVMYGVGGERSLVEEELHHLSGYDNARPVRIGNGAYNQMQHDIWGTMLDSVYLHAKSREQIPEALWPVLKNQVEEAIKHWKEPDRGIWEVRGEPQHFTSSKIMCWVALDRGSKLAELQGEKSYAQQWRATAEEIKADVLARGVDSRGVLTQRYNDDALDASLLLAVLTRFLPSDDPRVRATVLAIADELTEDGLVLRYRVEETDDGLSGEEGTFTICSFWLVSALVEIGEVSRAKHLLERLLSFASPLHLYAEEIEPRTGRHLGNFPQAFTHLALINAVVHVIRAEEESDSSGVFQPANAPM encoded by the coding sequence ATGGTTCTGCAACACACCGAGCCCACGGATGTCGTCGCGCCACTCGAAAAGAAGCCTCCGGCCACCAAGACCGGCGACACGCCGTTGACGGTCACCGCCCCGGTGCCGTACTCGACCAGCGGTGCCTTGCGGAACCCGTTCCCGCCGATCGCCGACTACGGGTTCCTGTCCGACTGCGAGAACACCTGCCTGATCTCCTCAGCCGGATCGGTCGAGTGGCTGTGCGTCCCGCGGCCCGACTCCCCCAGCGTGTTCGGCGCGATCCTGGACCGCAATGCAGGCCATTTCCGGCTCGGCCCCTACGGGGTGACGGTCCCGTCGGCACGGCGCTACCTGCCCGGCAGCCTCATCCTGGAGACCACCTGGCAGACCCACACCGGCTGGCTGATCGTGCGCGACGCACTGGTCATGGGTCCGTGGCACGACATCGAGACCCGATCGCGCACGCACCGGCGCACCCCCATGGACTGGGACGCCGAACACATCCTGCTGCGCACCGTCCGATGCGTCAGCGGCACCGTCGAGTTGGTGATGAACTGCGAACCGGCATTCGACTACCACCGCGTCAGCGCGTCGTGGGAGTACTCAGGGCCCGCCTACGGTGAAGCCATCGCACGCGCCAGCCGCAACCCCGACTCGCACCCCACCCTGCGTCTCACCACCAACCTGCGGATCGGCATCGAGGGTCGCGAGGCCCGCGCCCGCACTCGGCTCACCGAGGGCGACAACGTGTTCGTCGCACTCAGTTGGTCCAAACATCCCGCCCCGCAGACCTTCGAAGAGGCCTCGGACAAGATGTGGAAGACCAGCGAGTCGTGGCGGCAGTGGATCAACATCGGCGATTTTCCCGACCATCCCTGGCGGTCCTATCTGCAACGCAGCGCGTTGACCCTCAAGGGGCTGACCTACTCGCCCACCGGCGCACTACTGGCCGCCCCGACCACGTCACTGCCGGAAACCCCTCAGGGCGAACGTAACTGGGACTACCGCTACTCCTGGATCAGGGACTCCACATTCGCGTTGTGGGGCCTCTACACCCTCGGACTGGACCGGGAAGCCGACGATTTCTTCTCGTTCATCGCCGACGTGTCCGGCGCCAACAACGGCGAACGCCACCCGCTGCAGGTGATGTACGGCGTCGGCGGTGAACGCAGCCTGGTGGAAGAAGAACTGCACCACCTCTCGGGCTATGACAACGCCCGCCCCGTGCGCATCGGCAACGGCGCCTACAACCAGATGCAGCACGACATCTGGGGCACCATGCTGGATTCGGTGTACCTGCACGCCAAGTCACGCGAGCAGATTCCCGAGGCCCTGTGGCCGGTGCTGAAGAACCAGGTAGAGGAAGCCATCAAGCATTGGAAGGAACCCGACCGCGGGATCTGGGAGGTGCGCGGCGAACCGCAGCACTTCACCTCCAGCAAGATCATGTGTTGGGTGGCGCTGGATCGCGGATCGAAGCTGGCCGAGCTACAAGGTGAGAAGAGCTACGCGCAGCAGTGGCGTGCGACGGCCGAAGAGATCAAGGCCGACGTCCTGGCCCGCGGCGTGGACTCTCGCGGTGTCCTGACCCAGCGCTACAACGACGACGCGCTGGACGCCTCGTTGCTGCTGGCGGTGCTCACCCGGTTCCTGCCCTCGGACGATCCACGGGTGCGGGCCACCGTGCTGGCGATCGCCGACGAACTCACCGAGGACGGCCTGGTGCTGCGCTACCGGGTCGAGGAGACCGATGACGGTCTGTCGGGTGAAGAAGGCACGTTCACCATCTGTTCGTTCTGGCTGGTGTCGGCACTGGTCGAGATCGGCGAGGTGAGCCGGGCCAAGCATCTGCTGGAACGGTTGCTGTCCTTCGCCAGCCCGCTACACCTGTACGCCGAGGAGATCGAGCCGCGTACCGGCCGGCACCTGGGCAACTTCCCGCAGGCCTTCACGCACCTGGCCTTGATCAACGCCGTGGTGCACGTGATCCGGGCCGAAGAGGAGTCCGACAGCTCCGGGGTCTTCCAGCCCGCCAACGCGCCGATGTAG
- a CDS encoding ANTAR domain-containing protein, producing MSYNRLRADDTSRIKIDVAIGVLVALRGCAPDQAFAEMVRVVHRTGIGIGSIARALVDLAGGSSGTSAEYAEAFNAWGELLARARRIPVSAQ from the coding sequence ATGAGCTACAACCGCCTTCGTGCAGACGACACTTCGCGCATCAAGATCGACGTGGCGATCGGTGTTCTGGTCGCCCTGCGCGGTTGCGCTCCAGATCAGGCCTTCGCCGAGATGGTGCGGGTGGTGCACCGTACGGGCATCGGAATCGGAAGTATCGCAAGGGCTTTGGTAGACCTCGCCGGCGGCAGCTCTGGCACCTCGGCCGAGTACGCCGAAGCGTTCAACGCCTGGGGCGAGCTGCTGGCGCGGGCCCGGCGGATCCCGGTCAGCGCCCAGTAG
- a CDS encoding class I SAM-dependent methyltransferase: protein MSEQDRIRWDAAYTDREPDDDVPALPPVFSGHADQFPVAGSALDVACGAGRGSLWLAERGLDVWGLDVSSVAITRARAAAARRGVAERCRFDVVDLDEGLPSGPRVDVVLCHRFRDPGLYPALAARLRPGGLLAICVLSEVGAQAGRFRAGTRELETAFAGLVTLGAAEGDGQAWLVARAPATGR, encoded by the coding sequence GTGAGCGAGCAGGACCGCATCCGCTGGGACGCGGCCTACACCGACCGAGAGCCGGATGATGACGTGCCGGCCCTGCCGCCCGTGTTCAGCGGCCACGCCGACCAGTTCCCCGTGGCGGGCTCGGCGCTCGACGTCGCATGTGGCGCCGGCCGGGGCTCGCTGTGGCTGGCCGAGCGCGGACTCGACGTCTGGGGTCTCGACGTGTCCTCGGTGGCGATCACCCGGGCCCGAGCCGCGGCCGCTCGCCGCGGGGTGGCAGAGCGCTGCCGCTTCGATGTCGTCGATCTCGACGAAGGCCTGCCATCGGGACCTCGGGTCGACGTGGTGCTGTGTCACCGGTTCCGCGATCCTGGGCTGTATCCGGCTCTGGCAGCGCGTCTTCGGCCCGGCGGCCTCCTCGCGATCTGTGTACTGAGCGAGGTCGGCGCACAGGCGGGCCGATTCCGGGCCGGCACCCGTGAACTGGAAACGGCGTTTGCCGGTCTCGTGACGCTCGGCGCGGCCGAGGGCGACGGCCAGGCCTGGCTGGTGGCCCGGGCGCCCGCTACTGGGCGCTGA
- a CDS encoding zinc-binding dehydrogenase: MRALVYDPHAPANLRFDEVAEPSAADSQALIDVHAIALNFGELHFIDQMRRPGEVPGWDSAGIVTQAAADGSGPPVGARVVGFSGEAGWAERRVVSTDNLAELPEFVEFDEAAALPVAGVTALQALRALGPVVGRRVLITGASGGVGRYAVQLAARAGAHVVAAVGSAARGEGLEELGAAEVVIGLDTVSEPVFGVLDNVGGKLLAQAFSLVSDGGSVQSIGMASNEPTTINFEQERRTGNRKRLEPFTVRAPFQDDLRYLLTLLADGELDPQIGLRDSWENTAAAAQALLGRQVAGKAVLRVV, from the coding sequence ATGCGAGCCCTCGTCTACGACCCGCACGCTCCCGCCAACCTCCGATTCGACGAGGTCGCCGAGCCGTCAGCCGCCGATTCTCAGGCCCTCATCGATGTCCACGCGATCGCGCTGAATTTCGGAGAGCTGCACTTCATTGATCAGATGCGCCGCCCCGGCGAGGTTCCCGGCTGGGACAGTGCCGGCATCGTCACGCAGGCCGCAGCGGACGGCTCTGGACCGCCGGTCGGCGCCCGCGTAGTCGGGTTCAGCGGTGAGGCCGGCTGGGCCGAACGACGCGTGGTGTCCACCGACAATCTGGCCGAGCTTCCCGAGTTCGTCGAATTCGACGAGGCCGCCGCACTTCCGGTTGCCGGGGTGACCGCATTGCAGGCATTGAGGGCGCTCGGCCCGGTCGTCGGCCGTCGGGTCTTGATCACCGGCGCGTCCGGCGGCGTCGGACGATACGCGGTGCAACTGGCCGCCCGGGCCGGCGCGCACGTGGTGGCCGCCGTCGGCAGCGCCGCCCGCGGTGAAGGACTGGAGGAATTGGGCGCGGCCGAGGTGGTGATCGGGCTCGACACGGTATCCGAGCCGGTGTTCGGTGTACTCGACAACGTGGGCGGGAAACTGTTGGCCCAGGCGTTCAGCCTGGTGTCCGACGGGGGCTCGGTGCAGTCCATCGGAATGGCCTCCAATGAGCCGACCACGATCAACTTCGAGCAGGAGCGACGCACCGGAAACCGGAAACGGTTGGAGCCGTTCACAGTCCGAGCGCCGTTCCAGGACGACCTCCGTTATCTGCTGACCTTGCTGGCCGACGGCGAACTCGATCCGCAGATCGGTCTGCGGGATTCGTGGGAGAACACCGCCGCTGCCGCACAGGCGCTGTTGGGCCGCCAGGTCGCGGGCAAAGCCGTGCTGCGGGTCGTCTGA
- a CDS encoding acyl-CoA dehydrogenase family protein, which produces MTTENTLLKRPTGYDAELRSVFGPIFERIAEGNRQRENDRVLPHEQVRWLNDAGFGTLRIPAEQGGFGASLEQTFLLLAELGEADANIAHIWRNHLAFVEDRLNAPVSEDNTTWIKRFLAGEFVGGGWTEANNLTLANLATTVTEEDDHWRVTGAKYYATGSLYADWLDVLGRGEDGELWTALVRADDPGVTLIDDWRGFGQRTTGSGSARYERARAERGNVFPATERFTYQAHFYQIAMLAVLTGIIKAAQRDGSAALSARKRNYPQGLAEVPAADAQLLQVIGEVSAEAFGATAALAQSARSLDRIVAGRLAGSDDNARQLLVEAEVAVTQAQLVIVAAALRATTRVFDALGASGVSEELGLDRHWRNARTLASHNPVVYKARILGDWFINGKDPVADLVSRGRGGQGN; this is translated from the coding sequence ATGACCACGGAGAACACTCTTCTGAAACGCCCGACGGGCTATGACGCCGAACTGCGCTCGGTGTTCGGGCCGATTTTCGAGCGGATCGCGGAGGGGAACCGGCAACGCGAAAACGACCGGGTACTCCCACACGAGCAGGTCCGTTGGCTGAACGACGCCGGTTTCGGTACCTTGCGGATCCCTGCCGAGCAGGGCGGTTTCGGTGCTTCGCTCGAGCAGACCTTCCTGCTGCTGGCCGAGCTGGGAGAGGCCGACGCGAACATCGCCCATATCTGGCGTAACCACCTGGCATTCGTCGAAGACCGGCTCAACGCACCGGTTTCCGAGGACAACACCACGTGGATCAAGAGGTTCCTGGCCGGCGAGTTCGTCGGCGGTGGCTGGACGGAGGCCAATAACCTGACCCTGGCGAATCTGGCGACAACGGTCACCGAAGAGGACGACCATTGGCGGGTGACCGGCGCGAAATACTATGCGACGGGCAGTCTTTACGCCGACTGGCTGGATGTGCTCGGCCGTGGTGAGGACGGTGAGCTGTGGACGGCTCTGGTTCGCGCCGACGATCCCGGCGTCACCCTGATCGATGATTGGCGCGGCTTCGGCCAGCGCACAACTGGCAGCGGTTCGGCGCGCTACGAGCGGGCCCGGGCCGAACGCGGAAATGTGTTTCCGGCGACCGAGCGGTTCACCTACCAGGCGCACTTCTACCAGATCGCCATGCTGGCGGTGCTCACCGGAATCATCAAGGCCGCACAGCGTGACGGCTCGGCAGCGTTGTCCGCTCGCAAGCGCAACTACCCGCAGGGGCTGGCAGAGGTTCCGGCCGCTGATGCGCAGCTGTTGCAGGTGATCGGTGAGGTGTCGGCCGAGGCCTTCGGCGCGACGGCGGCGCTGGCGCAGAGCGCACGCAGCCTCGATCGAATCGTGGCCGGACGGCTCGCCGGTAGCGACGATAATGCTCGACAGTTGCTGGTCGAGGCCGAAGTGGCCGTCACCCAGGCCCAATTGGTCATCGTGGCGGCGGCGCTACGCGCCACCACACGGGTGTTCGATGCGCTGGGCGCTTCCGGGGTCTCCGAAGAACTCGGCCTGGACCGGCATTGGCGCAACGCCCGTACGCTCGCGTCCCACAACCCCGTGGTCTATAAGGCGCGAATCCTCGGAGACTGGTTCATCAACGGCAAGGATCCGGTGGCCGACCTGGTGTCGCGGGGACGCGGCGGGCAGGGCAACTGA
- a CDS encoding GNAT family N-acetyltransferase, whose product MTLTQDAAVVTAGWTIAEITPRHHPLIADFLATTPGIGGRKFAADSRDIAEQLDGAYPGSAVVLSDESGAVAGYAALHRPDGAEPEVLGSFVFGPQAPVDAVRAIVASSVEQFRRVAVPGAYLRVFIGADQAVTIEELIARGGRRERQFASTRKSLSEEDPAALDDARIDSVHILSWPEVVAAGLTEEVRRVQFETFREHFGNMSKTPQRWKYHLASRAFTPDFSLAAVDEDGVVIGYVLGSTYTSGVGPDEIRSAHTDYIGVRADRRKSGTAELMLRKLWLAALRRGFTHASLGTDIANASNAHLLYARLGYRTVRDEYAYRIDAEEKSQ is encoded by the coding sequence GTGACATTGACCCAGGACGCCGCCGTGGTGACGGCTGGTTGGACGATCGCCGAGATAACCCCGCGCCATCATCCGCTGATCGCCGACTTCCTGGCCACCACGCCGGGTATCGGCGGACGCAAGTTCGCGGCCGACTCGAGAGACATCGCCGAACAACTCGACGGCGCGTATCCCGGCTCGGCTGTGGTCCTGTCCGACGAGTCTGGCGCCGTGGCCGGCTACGCCGCCCTGCATCGGCCGGACGGTGCGGAACCGGAAGTGCTGGGAAGCTTCGTATTCGGTCCGCAGGCACCGGTGGACGCGGTGCGCGCGATCGTCGCTTCCAGCGTCGAGCAGTTCCGCAGGGTGGCAGTGCCCGGTGCCTACCTGCGGGTGTTCATCGGTGCCGACCAGGCGGTGACGATCGAGGAACTGATCGCCCGCGGAGGCAGACGCGAGCGCCAATTCGCCAGCACTCGAAAGTCCTTGAGCGAGGAGGATCCCGCCGCTCTGGACGATGCCCGGATCGACTCGGTGCACATCCTGTCCTGGCCCGAGGTGGTGGCCGCAGGTCTCACCGAAGAAGTTCGACGGGTGCAATTCGAGACCTTCCGCGAGCATTTCGGAAACATGTCGAAGACACCACAGCGCTGGAAGTATCACCTCGCCAGCCGGGCGTTCACCCCGGATTTCAGCCTGGCCGCAGTGGATGAGGACGGTGTGGTGATCGGGTATGTTCTCGGTTCCACCTACACCTCCGGAGTCGGCCCGGACGAGATCCGCAGTGCGCACACTGATTACATCGGTGTGCGCGCGGACAGGCGTAAGTCCGGAACGGCCGAGTTGATGCTGCGAAAGCTCTGGCTGGCGGCGTTGCGGCGTGGTTTCACCCACGCTTCGCTGGGCACCGACATCGCCAATGCCAGCAATGCCCATCTGCTCTACGCGCGGTTGGGATATCGCACCGTCCGCGACGAGTACGCATACCGGATCGATGCCGAGGAGAAGTCACAATGA
- a CDS encoding APC family permease — protein MTTTDDPKTHPTTAGAGGRTLIAAESTGLESGALGPWGVFAQGLAAAAPSVALAVVPFSLFVAAGKGAAWAAVIGLSIVVLVAITISFQAKRTVSSGSLGTYTGNGLGPGFAFAAGFSLLFGYIGFATTGTLGGVLYLDAFLESIGLGSQAVWFRLLLVLVVVGVAVYLPYRGVSLAAKYELAFELLAIASILVIIVASYIGYGFHIDWEQWNPQHLGSSATFIAAVTAVGSYAGFESVASLGAEAKDAHRNIARSLLRVVLLIGALYIFATYPQILHFGEIDGDKAVLPQLASSVGVAWVNQIVSGAVAIAFIVFVTAVTTAASRSLFTFAHEGALPQVFTKVHPTYKTPWAGVVFVGILALAFSITATFSSAGRLVFDVYGGYVANWGFLVSYLLVVIATPIWLRKIGALTPQRLAVAVAAAIGLGYVIVSNFYPVPEFPFNILPFVFGAILLAGLSWYWYLKRTRPEVANRIGTIQSVSPEEQQRWIDAGVTS, from the coding sequence GTGACTACTACAGACGACCCGAAGACGCACCCGACGACGGCGGGCGCCGGAGGACGCACCCTGATCGCAGCCGAATCCACCGGGCTGGAATCAGGGGCGTTGGGCCCGTGGGGCGTATTCGCCCAGGGGCTGGCAGCAGCCGCACCAAGTGTGGCGTTGGCCGTGGTGCCGTTCTCGTTGTTCGTGGCGGCGGGCAAGGGGGCGGCGTGGGCCGCGGTGATCGGCTTGTCCATTGTCGTGCTGGTTGCGATCACGATCAGTTTCCAGGCCAAGCGCACTGTGTCCTCCGGGTCGCTGGGCACCTACACCGGCAACGGTCTGGGGCCGGGCTTCGCCTTCGCCGCCGGGTTCAGCCTGCTGTTCGGTTACATCGGTTTCGCCACCACCGGCACCCTGGGCGGAGTGCTCTACCTGGACGCGTTCCTGGAATCCATCGGCCTTGGCTCCCAGGCGGTTTGGTTCCGCCTACTGCTGGTGCTCGTTGTGGTCGGGGTCGCGGTATACCTGCCGTACCGCGGGGTTTCGCTGGCCGCCAAATATGAGCTGGCCTTCGAATTGCTGGCCATCGCGTCGATCCTGGTGATCATCGTGGCCTCCTACATCGGCTACGGATTCCACATCGACTGGGAGCAGTGGAACCCCCAACATCTCGGTTCCAGTGCGACGTTCATCGCGGCGGTCACCGCGGTGGGTTCCTACGCCGGCTTCGAAAGCGTCGCCTCGCTCGGCGCCGAGGCCAAGGACGCGCACCGCAACATCGCCAGATCCTTGCTGCGGGTCGTACTCCTGATCGGTGCGCTCTACATCTTCGCGACATATCCGCAGATCCTGCACTTCGGTGAGATCGACGGGGACAAGGCGGTGCTGCCGCAACTGGCGTCCAGCGTCGGGGTGGCTTGGGTGAACCAGATCGTCAGCGGTGCCGTCGCCATCGCGTTCATCGTGTTCGTCACCGCGGTCACCACGGCGGCGTCCCGATCGCTGTTCACCTTCGCCCACGAGGGTGCGTTGCCGCAGGTGTTCACCAAGGTGCATCCCACCTACAAGACGCCGTGGGCCGGCGTGGTGTTCGTCGGGATCCTGGCGCTGGCGTTCTCGATCACGGCCACGTTCAGCTCCGCGGGCCGGCTGGTTTTCGATGTCTACGGCGGCTATGTGGCCAACTGGGGCTTTCTGGTGAGCTATCTGCTGGTGGTCATCGCCACGCCGATCTGGTTGCGCAAGATCGGCGCCTTGACCCCGCAGCGCCTGGCCGTCGCCGTCGCGGCCGCCATCGGTCTGGGATACGTGATCGTCAGCAACTTCTACCCGGTGCCCGAATTCCCGTTCAACATACTGCCTTTCGTATTCGGCGCCATCCTGCTGGCCGGCCTGTCCTGGTACTGGTACCTCAAGCGGACGCGGCCCGAGGTGGCCAACCGGATCGGCACGATCCAAAGCGTCTCACCCGAGGAACAGCAGCGCTGGATCGATGCAGGTGTGACGTCGTGA
- a CDS encoding LLM class flavin-dependent oxidoreductase — translation MTEPYVLSAFTMSTVSHGNFGLWRHPQDRTADYTDVRYWVELAKLLDDGGFDLLFIADAVGQLDVFGGDASAALARAVQTPVTDPLLAVSAMAAVTQRLGFGITVSTTYESPYLLARKFSTLDHLTGGRIGWNIVTSLLDSAARNIIGRDRQIPHDERYAMAQEFLEVTYKLWEGSWEPGAVLRDAERGVYTDPTKVHDIGHQGRYFTVPGAHLVEPSPQRTPVLFQAGTSPAGREFAARNAELVFVSDPRPEVLRNHIEDIRRRAAAHGRDPLSLKFITSVEIVTDSTDSAAQAKARELADFHDLEGGLVLLSALSGVDWSTYGVDRPIGQFDTDASRSILAAVTDSEARERLTLRDYVGGLGGFGGELFVGSAATVADALDTYAQRTGVDGFNIAYHVTPGSFADVATYLIPELRRRGRARELADPTTLRQKLFGGADGFLSDGHPGAAFRRNSVPSQ, via the coding sequence ATGACCGAACCGTATGTGTTGTCGGCGTTCACCATGTCGACGGTGTCGCACGGCAATTTCGGGCTGTGGCGTCACCCGCAGGACCGCACCGCCGACTACACCGATGTCCGCTACTGGGTGGAACTGGCGAAACTGCTCGATGACGGCGGATTCGACCTGCTGTTCATCGCCGACGCCGTCGGGCAATTAGACGTCTTCGGCGGCGACGCCAGTGCCGCGCTGGCCCGCGCCGTGCAGACACCGGTGACCGACCCCCTGTTGGCGGTGTCGGCGATGGCCGCGGTGACCCAGCGGCTGGGTTTCGGGATCACGGTGTCCACCACCTATGAGAGTCCGTACCTGCTGGCCCGCAAGTTCAGCACGCTGGATCACCTGACCGGCGGCCGAATCGGCTGGAACATCGTCACCTCCCTGCTGGACAGCGCAGCGCGCAACATCATCGGCCGGGACCGGCAGATCCCGCACGACGAGCGGTACGCGATGGCCCAGGAGTTCCTGGAAGTGACCTACAAGCTCTGGGAAGGGTCGTGGGAGCCGGGCGCGGTTCTGCGTGATGCTGAACGCGGGGTCTACACCGATCCGACGAAGGTGCACGACATCGGCCATCAGGGGCGGTATTTCACGGTGCCCGGGGCGCACCTGGTCGAGCCGTCGCCGCAACGCACCCCGGTGTTGTTCCAGGCGGGCACCTCGCCGGCCGGGCGGGAGTTCGCCGCCCGAAACGCGGAATTGGTGTTCGTCAGTGACCCGCGGCCCGAGGTCCTGCGCAACCATATCGAGGACATCCGGCGTCGGGCAGCTGCGCACGGACGTGACCCGCTGTCCCTGAAATTCATCACCTCGGTCGAGATCGTCACGGACAGCACCGATTCCGCGGCACAGGCCAAGGCCCGCGAACTCGCTGACTTTCACGATCTGGAAGGCGGACTGGTGCTGCTGTCGGCACTGTCCGGCGTGGACTGGTCGACGTACGGCGTGGATCGCCCGATCGGGCAGTTCGATACCGACGCCAGTCGCTCCATCCTGGCTGCGGTCACCGATTCCGAGGCGCGGGAGCGCCTGACGTTGCGTGATTACGTCGGGGGACTGGGCGGGTTCGGCGGCGAGTTGTTCGTCGGCTCGGCAGCCACGGTGGCCGATGCGCTGGACACCTATGCCCAGCGGACTGGGGTGGACGGTTTCAACATCGCCTATCACGTCACCCCGGGCAGTTTCGCGGATGTGGCCACCTATCTCATCCCCGAACTCCGCCGACGTGGCCGGGCGCGCGAACTGGCCGATCCGACTACGTTGCGGCAGAAGCTGTTCGGTGGCGCCGACGGCTTCCTGTCCGACGGACACCCGGGAGCCGCATTCCGCAGGAATTCCGTTCCTTCGCAATAG